GAAAGCCGGATGAAGTACTTCTGTTTCGTTGATGACACGGTATTTTCCTGAATACCATTCAGCAATCCCCGGATCTGACAAAATGCGGGTGAGCAGTCCGGTTATCTCGTTTTTTTCACCGGCATCGATTTCCCCCGAAATATATTTTTTTTCAACAGCACCGGCCAGGTCGCCAAGGTCTTGTATGCTACTGATGATCTCGTGCATAAGTGTTCCGTAGGCACGGCTTCCATCTTCGGAAAAAAAGCCTGCTGAGTTTAACCGCAGCTTAAGCCGGTTGTTGAACGGGATGGATTGCCATTTTCCCGAATCCAGCTTGGAAGCCGATCCTTTTTCTGTTTTACGCTGGAGCAGAGTAGGGGTTCCCAACTCGAAAACCGCGTTGTTTTCCTGTCCGGTGAGATAATCACTTAGCAAAAGCTCTCCTTCATTTTTCCCGTCCGATTTAAATGTCTGCCACAACAGCGAATTGATATCGTTAACGGCGTCCCCTACAGGTTTAGGCGCAACGGCGATGATGCGGTTCTTGGCGCGTGTGAAAGCCACATAAAGCAGATTCAGGTTGTCTATGTATGTGTACAGCTTCTCCTTCAGGTAGTCCTCTTTGAAGAGGGTGTTTTCGAGAGAGCTCTTATACTGCAGTGGAATGGTTCCAAGCCTGTTAAAAGGTTCCACCGTGGGCTTACACCACAAAACAGGCCCCATATTGCCGGTATGGTCGATGTCCCATTTTAAGAACGGCATAATAACGGCACCAAACCCCAATCCCTTGGATTTGTGTATGGTGACCAACCGGATGGCATCTTGTTCGTCGGGCGAAAAAAGTGTTTTCCCCGATCCTTTTTCGTCCCACCATTCCAGAAAATCATTGATGTTCGATGAAGCATCGGTGCTGAATTTCAGCACGATATCCATAAATGCCTGTACGTAAGCATTTTCCTTTTCATTGAGCGCATCCACACTCATCGCGAAAAAAGCCTCGATCATCTCGTAAAAAGGCAGGGTGGAGATGCGGTGAAGTTCCGGTTTGACTTCAACGGGGAAATCCTTCGCTCCTTCATCAAAATAGTTGCTGATAGCCTTATCGGGCAACAGGCCCCGGTGAAATCGGTAATATTCATATACGGCAAGCATGCGGCGGGTTTCATCGTTGCGGTTCTGAAAATGGCGGAGCAAGGCAATGACGGCCTTCACACTTTGCGCGTTACCGATGACGAGTGCCTCGTTTGATATGATGTCGTACCGGTAACCGGATTGGAGGTTCTTTTCCTTGTAGTTCAGCAGGGTCTCGGCAACCTCTATTGCTTCGTCGTTCTTCCGCACCAGGATGGCAATGTCTTTTAAGGCGAATCCCTGGTCCTGCAAGCGCTCGATCTCGAGAGGAAGCTGTTCTAATGCCTTTGATTTCCAGTCGTTTTCCTTGTCAGAGGTGTCGAGGAACGAAATTTTGACATACCCCTCGCCCGGACTTTTACCCGACGGAACCTGTTGCCGGACGTGTTGGTAGGCTTCTGTAATTTTCCCGTTGGGATTCTCCTGTAATTCTGCAGAGGTATTGAATTTTTTTTGCAAGATTGCCGCTGCGGCGGAAAAGACGGAATTGTTGAAATTCACGATGTTGAAATCACTACGCCAATTCATTTCAAGCACGTTGTTGCGGATAATGTTGTCGCTGAAATCCTGCAGGATCCGGCTTTCCAACAACTCCCAGTCGGAATTCCGCCAACGGTATATGCTTTGTTTCACGTCCCCGACAATCAGGTTGAAATGTCCGCCGTCCAGGCTCTCCTTGATTAACGGTTTAAAATTCTGCCATTGCATGGATGAAGTATCCTGGAACTCATCAATCATATAGTGGTTGATGCGCGTGCCTGTTTTTTCGTAGATAAAGGGCGATTCGCTGTCGGAAACAATCCTGTTCAACAGTTCGGTTGTGTCGGAAAGGAAAAGGGTGTTGTTTTCCTGCTGGTATTCCTGCAGGCGGTTTCGTATGTCGTTGAGGATCCCCAGCGTGTGGTAGTTTTGCAGGATACTTACGGCGGTGTTGTAGGAGAGGTTGTTTTCGAACAGGTTTACGGCTTGTTTCACGCAATCGTTGAGCCCTTCGTAATAGGCAGACTCTATTGCCGGCTTTTTCTCGCTTTTGGTGGTTACCCAGTCTTCCAGGTTGTCGGCACGACTAAAAAAACGGGGCGATGGCTTTTTAAAATCTCCATTGGCCAATTTGATGAAAGCCAGAAACCCGGAGTTTTTGCCGTGCTTGAAATCGGTGTAGTTCAGCCCGAATCGTTCCATCAGATGTAACGCGCGCGCTCCGGTAGATTTCAATTCACCTTCCCACGACCGGATGATCTTCAGCAATGTCTGCCGGTAATCGTTCAGCTGTTTTTTGTCTTCAATTTTCAGCTTGTCGTCATTGTCCAGCAGCTTGTATTTCTCGTTGAAGAGTTGTCCGGCCAACTTGCCGATGTTTTGTTTGATGTTCCAGCTTTTCCCGTCCTCAATCTGGTGTCTCATGTAATCGAGGATCCATCCGGCGAGTTCTTTGTTTTGGGGCTTGTCGAGTTCAAAGATCATCAAGTCGATAATCTGCGTCAGCACAAAATTGTCGTCGAGTTCCAGTTTATACCCTCCCGACAAACCCATTTCACGCGTGAAAGCACGCAGGGTTTGTTGAAAAAAACGGTCTATGGTACTGATGGAAAAAGCGGAATAGTCGTGAAGAATACTTTCGAGGATAGTTGCGGCTCTTTCTCTGATTCTGTTTTCCGGGAGACGGAATTCTTTTTTCAGCTCTTCCAAATAACTTGAGCCTTCTTCTTTTGTGAGCTTGTAGAGCTCTTCTACAACGCGTGACTTCATTTCATCCGTAGCCTTGTTGGTGAAGGTAACAGCCAGGATGTGCCTGTATTGGTTTTCGGCAGAAAAAAGCAGGCGCAGGTATTCTCCGGTCAGCCGGTGTGTTTTTCCCGACCCGGCAGAAGCTTTTATGAGCAGCAGGTGGTTGAAGTCAGATGACGCGCGATTTTGCATATCCCTCTTTTTGCAGTATCTCGAGCACTTTTTGCCGGTGGTCGCCCTGAACGATAATCTCTCCGTCCTTGGCTGAACCACCCACACCGCATCTGGTTTTCAGCAGTTTTCCTAATGTCTCCAATGCTTCGTTTGTCCCTGCAAATCCGGTAATCAATGTAACGGCTTTCCCTTTCCGGTTCCGTTTGTCAAGGCTCACACGCAGAAGTTGCTTCTCCTTGGGAAGAGTGATTTCCTCTTCCGCTTCCCCATCTTGATAGTGATAATCGGGGTTGGTTGAGTAAACAATATTCAACCGCTTTTTCCAGTCGTTATCCTTCATTGTTGCCGTTGTTTATTAAACTACGAAGGTAGGAATTTTTTTTTAGTCACCGGCACAGAATTCAATCCGGTTTCACTTTCAGTGATTCGATTACATTGATGATGTAGTCCCCCATCCGTTCACACTCCGAAGTAATGTCCATATAGAACACGCCGTTCAGGTAAGAATACCGGTTTTCGTTCAGGTCTTCCACATTTTTCTGTTTCAGTGTGTTTCGCTTGTTATTGATGGTGCTTTCTATGCTTTGGCTTTCGTGCAGCTCTTTTTCCGAAATCTGCTGGTTCTTCAGAACCAGCTGCATGTTCTCGTATGCCTTATCCAGCAATCCATACATCGAGTTGATGTTGGTAAGGATGTTCTCTTCAAAAACAACGTTTGCTTCCATCTTCCGTTTCAGGTGGCGGCCGATGTTACAGCACGAATCCGCAATACTTTCTATTTCCGTTACGGCACGAAGAATGGCACGAATATGTTCTTTACTCTGGTGGCTAAGCCTTCCTTCGGAAACCTTGCTTAGATAGGATCCAATTTCAACTTCCATCTGGTCGCAGATATCTTCATATTTCTCCAACCGGTTGTATAGCTTCAGGAATTTCTTGTCGTTGTGGTCCATGTTGGTCATCTTCTTGACAAATCCAAACATCTTCCGTGCCCGCTTGGCATACACCTCCGTCTCTTTTTCGGCTTGCAGGATAGAGAGCTCTGCCGTGGATAAGATTCCCGTGGAAATGTACTGAAGAACAAATTCTTCATCGTCTTCCTCTCCGGCTTTCGGACGAACAACGTTGATGCATATTTTTTCGTATACCTTTACAAACCAGATCATCAATGATACGTTGCAAATGTTGAACAACGTGTGAAAAAGCGACAATCCGTATGAGGTAGCTCCCTGGTAACTGAGGTACATGTTCTGTTTGGACACCAGGTCCGCAGAAAGTTCCGATTTTGAAAGTGTTGTTATCTGTGTATACTCTTCGGGAGAGAGGGATGAGATAAACGCCGACATTTCAGCCGGATTGGCCGGCCCGAAAGAGGTTACCAGCCCTTCCACCATATTTACGAAATACTTGAATACAAACAACATCCAGATGACACCCAGCACATTGAACATGAAATGGGCGAAGGCGGCTCTTTTTGCCGACAGGTTTGCCGGAATGGCTGCCAGGTTTGCCGTAATGGTGGTGCCGATGTTTTCACCCATAATCATTGCTGCCGCAGCCGGGAAATCGATCCATCCCTTTGTTGCCATAATCAGGGTAAGGGCCACGGTTGCACTCGACGACTGCACAAGGATGGTCAAAACAGATCCTATCAGCAGAAAAATAAGAACCGATCCGATACCCATGTCGGAGAAGTTTTGTACGAACGACAGCACTTCGGGATTGTTCTGAAGGTCAGGCATTGCGCTTTTCAGGAAATCGAGGCCCATAAAAAGAAATGCAAAACCAAAGATGAATTCGCCGGTAGATTTGTTTTTGCTTTTCGATGAGAAAATCAAGGGGAGGGCAATCCCCATCAACGGGATGGATAAAGCGCTGATGGAAAATTTCCCGAATCCAAACAGAGAAATTATCCACGCCGTAACCGTTGTCCCGATGTTGGCTCCCATGATAACACCGATGGATTGGACCAAGCTCAGCAATCCGGCATTAACAAAACTCACCACCATAACCGTAGTGGCTGACGAAGATTGGATGAGTGCGGTGATCAGGACACCCGTTAAAACACCCATGACGCGGTTTTTTGTCATCGCTGACAAAATTGTTCTGAGCTTATTTCCTGCCAGTTTTTGCAGGCCTTCGCTCATAATCTTCATGCCGTAAAGGAAGAGAGCAAGTGAGCCTATAAGCTTTAAAAAGTCGAAGAAACTGTAGTCCATTTTCCAAAAATAGCGTATATTAGCGTGCAAATATAGCTAAAATAGGCTTGATTGCAAATATTTGTGAAAATTAATTGAAAAAAACATGACTGATACTGTTCGTATTCATTGCCTTAACACCAATGAATACAAGGATGTTAGGGTGGGTTCTTCCTTGGAAGAACTGATCGAAGTGTTCGGAGTGAAAAAACCATACCTCATTGCGAATGCAAAAGTGAACAATAAAACAGAATCGCTGACATACCAGGTCTACCGTCCACGTAGGGTGGAGTACGTCGACATCAGTGACTCTTCGGCCATGCGGACATACGTCCGCTCGTTGTGCTTCGTGCTGTCGAAAGCCGTTGACGACACTTTGCCGGATGCGGAAGTGTACATTGAACACGCCGTTTCGAGGGGATACTATTTCCACATAGAGAGCAACGTGGAGGTAGGAGAAAAGGAGCTGATGGCGGTCAAAAAACGGATGCAGGAAATTATCGATGCCGATATTCCGTTTATTCAAGTGGAAGAAGAGATTGCGGAAGTGGTAAAGCTGTTCCGCGAAAACGGAATGAAAGACAAAGCGCTATTGCTTGAGACTTCTGATGATTTGTTGTATGCACGTTACTCAAAACTGGACAATTATATCGATTATTATTACGGTTGTCTGCTGCCTTCATCGGCCTATCTTCATTTGTTTGATGTTGTTCCCTATAACGGCGGCTTTTTGCTTGTGGTGCCTAACAGGCAAAATCCGGTTGAGCTGGAGCCGGTCATCCCGCAGCAGAAGTTGCTGAAGGTTTATAGGGAGCATCTCGAGTTTCTGAAGATAAGTAAGCTGGATAATGTGGGCGATTTGAACAAGGCTATCCGAACAAATAAAATTTCAGAGATTATTCAGGTTTCGGAAGCTTACCAGGCGAATGAAATTGCCGATATTGCCAAAGAAATTACAGAAAGATACAACGATGGTTTGCGGGTTGTACTGATCTCGGGGCCGTCATCGTCTGGAAAAACAACCTTCAGGAAGCGGCTGGAAGTACAGCTTTATGTGAACAGGCTGAAGCCGGTGGGTATCTCACTTGATGATTATTTTATCGACCGCGACCTGACTCCGCTTGATGAGTTTGGCGAAAAAGATTACGAATCGCTTTACGCTATTGACCTGGATCTTTTTGAAAATCAGATCATAACACTGCTTAATGAGGAGGAGATTGAGTTGCCATCGTACAATTTTGTGACCGGGAAAAGAGAGTTCAGGAACCGTCGTCTCGTTATGGATAAAAAAAGTGTGCTGATCGTTGAGGGGATCCATGCGCTCAATCCCAAGCTGACGGAACACATTGCTCGCGATAAAAAGTATATGATCTATGTTTCGGCGCTCACCTCCATCTCGCTGGACAACCACAACTGGATCCCGCCTGCGGACAACCGGCTGTTGCGAAGGATTGTCCGTGACAACCGGTACCGCGGATATTCTGCTCGAGATACCATTTCGCGGTGGGACAGCGTTCGCCGGGGCGAAGAGAAGTGGATTTTTCCGTATCAGGAGAACGCCGACGTGATGTTCAACTCGGCCATGATCTACGAGCTGGCCGCCATCCGTCGCCATGCCGAGCCGGTTTTGCAACAGGTTCCCCGTGTGGTGGAAGAATATTCCGAAGCTTATCGCTTACTGAAGTTTTTGCGTTATTTCAATTATATTGCCGACAGGGAATTGCCGCCCACTTCCCTGCTGAGGGAGTTTTTGGGAGGGAGTAGTTTCCGGTATTAATTCACAACGCATATGAATGATATTATCTGTGCGGTATCCACTCCGCCCGGGATGGGTGCGATAGCCGTTATCCGCTTATCGGGAGAGGGATCTATTGCTGTGACCGATACCCTTTTTGTTTCGCCATCCGGTAAAAAACTGGCTGGGGCAAAGGCAAACACGGTACTTTTCGGACAGATCGTGTTCAACAACGAAGTTACGGATGAGGTACTTGTTACCGTCTTTCGTGCTCCGCATTCGTTTACAGGTGAGGAGAGCGTGGAGATCTCGTGCCACGGTTCGGTATACATCCAGCAGAAGATTGTGGAGGCACTGATTGCCCGGGGTGTCCGCTTGGCACAGCCAGGCGAGTTTACACGCCGTGCGTTCGGAAACGGTAAATTCGACCTGAGCCAGGCAGAAGCGGTAGCTGATCTGATTGCCTCCGCATCGCAGGCTTCGCACCGTGTGGCCATGAACCAGATGCGCGGCGGGTTTGCCGGAAAACTGACGGAGTTACGGGATAAGTTGTTGCAGTTTGTGTCGTTGGTCGAGCTCGAACTGGATTTTCCGGAAGAGGATGTGGAGTTTGCCAACCGGCAGAAACTTTACGAACTGACGGAGGAGATTGAACGGGAGATTGATAAGCTGGCTCGTTCGTTTCAGTTGGGGAATGCGATTAAGAACGGTATTCCTGTTGCCATTATCGGAGAGACCAATGCCGGAAAATCCACGTTGCTGAACCTGCTGTTAAACGAAGAAAAAGCCATTGTTTCCGATATCCACGGCACCACGCGTGACGTGATTGAAGATACCGTAAACATCAGTGGAGTCTCTTTCCGGTTTATCGATACCGCAGGTATCCGTCACACTACCGATACCATTGAGACGATGGGGATCGAACGCACTTTTCAAAAAATCGGGCAGGCCTCCATTGTGTTGTGGATGATTGATCTAACTACTCCCGTGGAGAAAATAGAGTCGCTTGCCGAATCCATTGTCCCCAAACTTGCTGACAAGCATGTGTTGCTGTTGTTCAACAAAGCCGATCTCTTGCCAGATGCCGAACGGGTCGAAAAAGAACATATCCTGCCTGAACTGAAGGCCGAGCGCCTGTTTATATCGGCAAAGAAACAACAGAATACCGATGTTTTGCAGCAGCTGCTGTTAAAAGCGGCGGCTATCCCGCAAATAGGCGAACATGATGTGATTGTGACTAACCTGCGCCACTACGAGGCATTGGTAAAAGCGCTGGAAGCCGTCCGCCGGGTTAAAGAGGGACTGGAGATCGGTATCTCCAGCGATTTTATATCACAGGATATCCGTGAGTGCATGTTCTACCTCGGGGAAATTACCGGGCAAATATCCACCGATGAAATTCTGGGAAACATCTTTAGCAAGTTCTGTATCGGAAAGTGATTTGCTTTCATAACTGTATAGTTTACAATTCTTTAAATTATAATAATAAGCTTCTTAGTGTTACTTTATATATACTTTGCAATACTTAGTTATCTTTTTCTTGTTACTATTTTTGTTACTCTCGTTGTCATTAGTATGATTTATTCTGTCCTTTATGGTCACTAGTCGAAATTACTACTGCTAAATACTGGTAATTACTGCTAAATACTAACAAATACTGAACAAAAACGGCCGATGTTTCTCCAGTCGATTTTATTTTTTTATTTGGTCTGAAAAATAGTATATTTACAAATTCAAAAAAATTCATTTTGTTGATAAATCTTTTAATTCAAGTAGTACTAACCTCTAAAAAGTAATTAAGATTTATGTAAAAGGTCATTTTGTTTTTAACAATGATTATTTTGTTGAGTTCCTGTAATTTTGGCGCAAAAAACTATCATAATGGAACCTATGCACTGAAAATAACCATGTTTGGAATTAATGTAAATACTGATGATATTTTTGATGGGAATAAATATAATAATAAATGAAAATAAAATTTTGATTTTTAATAATGAGTTAAATTGTAAGC
This portion of the Petrimonas sulfuriphila genome encodes:
- a CDS encoding nucleoside kinase: MTDTVRIHCLNTNEYKDVRVGSSLEELIEVFGVKKPYLIANAKVNNKTESLTYQVYRPRRVEYVDISDSSAMRTYVRSLCFVLSKAVDDTLPDAEVYIEHAVSRGYYFHIESNVEVGEKELMAVKKRMQEIIDADIPFIQVEEEIAEVVKLFRENGMKDKALLLETSDDLLYARYSKLDNYIDYYYGCLLPSSAYLHLFDVVPYNGGFLLVVPNRQNPVELEPVIPQQKLLKVYREHLEFLKISKLDNVGDLNKAIRTNKISEIIQVSEAYQANEIADIAKEITERYNDGLRVVLISGPSSSGKTTFRKRLEVQLYVNRLKPVGISLDDYFIDRDLTPLDEFGEKDYESLYAIDLDLFENQIITLLNEEEIELPSYNFVTGKREFRNRRLVMDKKSVLIVEGIHALNPKLTEHIARDKKYMIYVSALTSISLDNHNWIPPADNRLLRRIVRDNRYRGYSARDTISRWDSVRRGEEKWIFPYQENADVMFNSAMIYELAAIRRHAEPVLQQVPRVVEEYSEAYRLLKFLRYFNYIADRELPPTSLLREFLGGSSFRY
- a CDS encoding UvrD-helicase domain-containing protein, with the protein product MQNRASSDFNHLLLIKASAGSGKTHRLTGEYLRLLFSAENQYRHILAVTFTNKATDEMKSRVVEELYKLTKEEGSSYLEELKKEFRLPENRIRERAATILESILHDYSAFSISTIDRFFQQTLRAFTREMGLSGGYKLELDDNFVLTQIIDLMIFELDKPQNKELAGWILDYMRHQIEDGKSWNIKQNIGKLAGQLFNEKYKLLDNDDKLKIEDKKQLNDYRQTLLKIIRSWEGELKSTGARALHLMERFGLNYTDFKHGKNSGFLAFIKLANGDFKKPSPRFFSRADNLEDWVTTKSEKKPAIESAYYEGLNDCVKQAVNLFENNLSYNTAVSILQNYHTLGILNDIRNRLQEYQQENNTLFLSDTTELLNRIVSDSESPFIYEKTGTRINHYMIDEFQDTSSMQWQNFKPLIKESLDGGHFNLIVGDVKQSIYRWRNSDWELLESRILQDFSDNIIRNNVLEMNWRSDFNIVNFNNSVFSAAAAILQKKFNTSAELQENPNGKITEAYQHVRQQVPSGKSPGEGYVKISFLDTSDKENDWKSKALEQLPLEIERLQDQGFALKDIAILVRKNDEAIEVAETLLNYKEKNLQSGYRYDIISNEALVIGNAQSVKAVIALLRHFQNRNDETRRMLAVYEYYRFHRGLLPDKAISNYFDEGAKDFPVEVKPELHRISTLPFYEMIEAFFAMSVDALNEKENAYVQAFMDIVLKFSTDASSNINDFLEWWDEKGSGKTLFSPDEQDAIRLVTIHKSKGLGFGAVIMPFLKWDIDHTGNMGPVLWCKPTVEPFNRLGTIPLQYKSSLENTLFKEDYLKEKLYTYIDNLNLLYVAFTRAKNRIIAVAPKPVGDAVNDINSLLWQTFKSDGKNEGELLLSDYLTGQENNAVFELGTPTLLQRKTEKGSASKLDSGKWQSIPFNNRLKLRLNSAGFFSEDGSRAYGTLMHEIISSIQDLGDLAGAVEKKYISGEIDAGEKNEITGLLTRILSDPGIAEWYSGKYRVINETEVLHPAFGFSRPDRIMIGDNEAIVVDYKFGEREEEQYKRQVRHYVRLIKEMGYNNVKGYVFYVKIGKVIEVGTI
- a CDS encoding translation initiation factor is translated as MKDNDWKKRLNIVYSTNPDYHYQDGEAEEEITLPKEKQLLRVSLDKRNRKGKAVTLITGFAGTNEALETLGKLLKTRCGVGGSAKDGEIIVQGDHRQKVLEILQKEGYAKSRVI
- a CDS encoding Na/Pi cotransporter family protein, producing the protein MDYSFFDFLKLIGSLALFLYGMKIMSEGLQKLAGNKLRTILSAMTKNRVMGVLTGVLITALIQSSSATTVMVVSFVNAGLLSLVQSIGVIMGANIGTTVTAWIISLFGFGKFSISALSIPLMGIALPLIFSSKSKNKSTGEFIFGFAFLFMGLDFLKSAMPDLQNNPEVLSFVQNFSDMGIGSVLIFLLIGSVLTILVQSSSATVALTLIMATKGWIDFPAAAAMIMGENIGTTITANLAAIPANLSAKRAAFAHFMFNVLGVIWMLFVFKYFVNMVEGLVTSFGPANPAEMSAFISSLSPEEYTQITTLSKSELSADLVSKQNMYLSYQGATSYGLSLFHTLFNICNVSLMIWFVKVYEKICINVVRPKAGEEDDEEFVLQYISTGILSTAELSILQAEKETEVYAKRARKMFGFVKKMTNMDHNDKKFLKLYNRLEKYEDICDQMEVEIGSYLSKVSEGRLSHQSKEHIRAILRAVTEIESIADSCCNIGRHLKRKMEANVVFEENILTNINSMYGLLDKAYENMQLVLKNQQISEKELHESQSIESTINNKRNTLKQKNVEDLNENRYSYLNGVFYMDITSECERMGDYIINVIESLKVKPD
- the mnmE gene encoding tRNA uridine-5-carboxymethylaminomethyl(34) synthesis GTPase MnmE; protein product: MNDIICAVSTPPGMGAIAVIRLSGEGSIAVTDTLFVSPSGKKLAGAKANTVLFGQIVFNNEVTDEVLVTVFRAPHSFTGEESVEISCHGSVYIQQKIVEALIARGVRLAQPGEFTRRAFGNGKFDLSQAEAVADLIASASQASHRVAMNQMRGGFAGKLTELRDKLLQFVSLVELELDFPEEDVEFANRQKLYELTEEIEREIDKLARSFQLGNAIKNGIPVAIIGETNAGKSTLLNLLLNEEKAIVSDIHGTTRDVIEDTVNISGVSFRFIDTAGIRHTTDTIETMGIERTFQKIGQASIVLWMIDLTTPVEKIESLAESIVPKLADKHVLLLFNKADLLPDAERVEKEHILPELKAERLFISAKKQQNTDVLQQLLLKAAAIPQIGEHDVIVTNLRHYEALVKALEAVRRVKEGLEIGISSDFISQDIRECMFYLGEITGQISTDEILGNIFSKFCIGK